TGATCTTCTGAGGAGCTGCAGCCAAATTTCAGCTGCAAATAGGAATAAGCATCAGAACATAGAAACAATCACTAATAGAAGCAAGTGAATCTTAGGAAACCTGAGTCGAAAAGCTCCCCCATATAGCTTGAACTCTTCCACGCTCATCAGTTAGTACCCCAGAAAAAGTACTGCCAAAATCTGCAATACACCACATTACAACCAAAACCAACATCTGGATAACCAAGATCTGCAGTAAGAATGGATTATAATGGAAACCTGTGTCAAGCTCAACAACTTCCATGTTGATTGCTCTATATCTTGGACAATCAGCTGAGCCAATATTAAGAGCAGCACAAGGATTAGTTACAATGGATTTCCTTGATGTTGCTTGAAGACTTCTACTCAGCCCCACAAGATAGACAGAATCCCCCCGACGGAGTGCAGGCTCTGCAGAACACAACAAGACCAGCTCCTTAAATTGCAATAAAGTTACTATAAGAACTGACAGACACAGACATCCACAGCTCCAAGCACATAGAGAGACAGAGAGCCAGACAGACAGAAGTGATCCTACCAGAACACCCAAAAGAAATTTTCCGCTGCACAAGCAACTTCTAATGGTTGAAATATGCACATCATATCTTGCAACACTTAAAGTAATCGACTTAGAAGCTACTTTTCACAGAATGAAAGAACAACTTAATGTGACTTAACACGTGGTCACCTGTTCTATGATATTAAGTATACGATAGAGAAATTAGCTACATTCAAAGTGAGCcagttaaaagaaaaagaccacAATTCCTTAGTGTGGTAAAATTAAATGGCTGGGAGAGAAATGCATATAATCTGAACTTCTGGAATTTGATGTGAACAAGAACTAAACTCAAAACCAAATATACCAGGAAGAAGTTCAGCAGCACGAACAGCTGAAGCACCAACAGGACCCAAAGCAGACGGATCGTATGCAACAAGAGCGAAATTGTGAACAGGGTGGAGAAAAACCACCTGCAATGAAGGTAAAAGGTGGTACAGATGAGACTATAAAGGAAGGAATTCACCAGTACTAACATCAACGATTATTTACCTCCCCTGGAATTTCAATTGGAAAAGCAGCAAATGAAAGCATCACATCAGAGACAGATATAGCGACTGTATTTTTGTCAACTGCAACCAATCCCAAGCTTTGAGAATGGTATACAATGACCCCAGTCCCAAAGAAATGTTGAGAATGGACACCATCTACCATACATGACGGTGGCACGTGAACCTGCAAGTACAATATGAGAACACTGAATTTGAGAGCCACCACAAGCAATTATTAAATATCTAGCAAAACTACAAAATCTAAGAATTGCCACTAGAGCCCCTAAGATAGGAGGATAAGATCTCATCCAAAACCAGATGTTCGAAGTATGTCTTCATCAAATGGAGATAAATCCACATGAATATACATTAGAAGAAGCACCACCACATTGTTGTCACTAATTTAAAACATGTTCTGGAAGAAAGGGGATGGTGATATCCCAAAAGCACATAAATGAAGGTAGGACTAAATTGTTAAAGGTCTAGCTGTAGGGTGACTGATTAATCAATAAATTTGGAAATTAATACCAATAAATTTTTTGGAAGTCACTCACCTCAAACATTACAAGAGTAGGCTCTATGACATGTTCAGCATATGAAGCATTGGCCGATAATGCCGGTGGACTTTGATAATCTGCCACAACTGTACTTTCCCCATTTCTGGTATCCTTCAACTCCAGTTCCCTATTATTATCAACCAATGAATAGTCGGCAGCTGCCCCATCAGCTGGTGGATCTTCTTCCACacgtcttttcttctttccaatATCTGATTCATCTTGAGTATGGGACCCTTCAGAAGAATGTCCATCATTTGTTTCCATGCTAGCAACACCATCAATCAACTCTTGTCTCCTCTCCTGATCTACTTGTTCCATTGTGACCTCAGCAGTAGAAGCTTCTTGCTTGGCTAGCACCAGCTCACCATTAAGTATAGAAGAATGCGGTGGGGTAGACAGAGGTTGAAAGGCAGCCCTTATTGACCACAAACCAGTACTATCATCACGATTATATATCTGCGGAGGAGCATACCACTCATGGCGATCAACTGTAACCAATACAGACTGCAGGCAGTAAAAGCACACATTAAATGAGtgtttttccaattttaaagCTGTGTACCTAAGCACATGACATAAAGTGAGAACAGgagaataaaatcaataaaatttcgACACTGTTGGACATCATCTTCCTTCGTGACAGTATTCATCTGTACTAATAACACTGGAGTAGATGCATCAGCACGCACTAACAAAAGCTCCTTGATCTTTCGTTCAGTTAGATTGCATTGCACTAGAGGCAGTTCTTAAGTTCTTAAGCCTAATTAATGTATTCAAAACTGAAGCAGTGGAAAAATGATCAAATGTTGAATTTAGGCTTCAATCAATATCACAGATGCAACCCTCAACTACCGAGTCAATATCACATTGCACTAAGTGACTGTATCAATGCAGGCCTCAGATACAAACTTAAGGCAATCCACAGTTCTGCATCTACATCAGATCCCAGGAAGTTAGTCTTCATGCCCAAAAATAGCAAAGTGGAGCTcgttagaatatttaaacaaTAAACCCTTTCAGGTAAAAAACAAGTCTTGAGCCTATAAAATCTCTGTGCAGATCCAAGCAAACAATAACCACTTGCCCATGGCACTTGCACCATTAGTCCAGATACACTGAGTTATCGACTCAaccaatttttatgcaattccAAAACCAGAGCAATGCCCATAACCAAGTTGGAGCAATCAATCAGCCAATCATTCGGTTTTAAGACTTTGAAATAACTTTCTAGTGAATAAAAACAGGATATATGTGCTGGGCACAGCATCTCATGATAATCATAACACAATGATTGAAATCACACAGCCATGTCTCTAGGACAAACATTATTTTGTATCAAGTAATTGGTCTGACATAAGTGAAAATAATGCTGCCAAtgtttcaagaaaacaaaattaactAAAAGAACTCAGAATACACATACCTTCGTACGATGCCGATCCAAATAACTGATATATTCCAATGGCACACGAGCCCCTCTAGAAAGCTTAGATAGAACTGTAATTAGATCATCAAGTACTGAAATCTCTTTACCAGCAAACTTTGTAATAATGGCATGACGAGGAACTCCAGCTCTGAAGAGCATGTATCTAGATTGTGTCatgaaacaataaaagaaacGTTACATGAGAacatcaaaaaaattatctctactCATTACTTTCAATCATTTATATTATGTTGGCAATTTGCATTCCAAGCAGTGAAACAACTCTcaagacatttgaagatctttCCAATACAGCTGTCCTCAAGTAAAAATGCGCACATGTATGGGAGAGAAATATTTACACCAAGCATTGGAGTATATACTGGAAATAAAGTCTATTAAATGGAGATTACGAAAAGTTGCTCctacaataattaaataaataaaaaggcaaCATGCAAATACTGATTACTAAGTGACATGTAAATTGAATCTGTAGCTGCATGACATACCCTGGTTCTGCAACGTAGACCCGACCACAGCGAAACCGACAATTTCTAGCCTGAAAACAAAGGCCAATAATTTGTCAATGCTCAACATATCAGACAATATAAGTGGCTCAAACAAAGCATTAGTTGAATGTGATTGTCTAAGCAAGATACCAAATATCACACGACACAAAGTCAAGCCAGGTGTTCTCACTAAAGGAAAATTGATCTTAAAATATGGTTTTCACAACAGACAAGGAACAAAGGCAAGATTATTTAGCACACAATCCAGAATGACACACCAAGAATGATGTGGTACAAGCAACCATTGGAGCAGAGGAATCAGACTGCATGTAATGCAAGTACACAAGAAAATGGATAACAGATTTGCAGGTGTAAGTAATTATCATGCGTGCTTAGTTTATATGATGGCCACGTTTCATAGCTTAAGCTTTATTGGAATCCGGTTGTTCATCTTAGTATTCATATCAAGGGTGTGAATCCCCATTTCTTTTACTCTTGCACACCCTCTAATTGTCGATGTAACTGTACCCACATGCTATGTTTCCCGTGCGAGGTTTTTGCTCACTTACATGGGTAAGTGAAAAAATATATGATGCTAGATTTACATTTTAAGCACATTGATTGCCTGACAGCTTAAACTTATTGCCGAAATGGTCGTTCAACATAGGGAAAAGATTCTATGTGATACTTGTGCATTTTTTGCACAAGCCTCAAATTTCACCAAGAGAAAAGGAGAATCACTCCTACCTGCTGATATGAGAGAGGGTGTATTACTGCACCACTTACTTCTAAGAAGTGGGCAGGGGTTATCGAATGCAGATCCTGAACCTGAAAATTGAATATTCTCAGTGAGAAAAAGATGAGATCAGTAAAGTCTCATCCTGATGAACTTTAAATAGACAAGCATTACAGcctaatttcttttcagaatttGATTCATCCAGCTGAgttacaggaaaaaaaaatgtccaaagGTCAGATAGTCAAATTTACAGCAAAGCATCCAGgtcaacaaaagcaaaagctaTGTCATGACCTAAAAGGAAGGTTGCAATCACTATCATACCAGAAGGTTAACGGAAGCAGCAATGCCACCTCTTTCAATCAGTAGTTCAATCTTATGGTCAACACTGTCATCAAGTAAAGTCTCCATTTTAAGAAATTGAGTAATTACCTGCACAAAGATCCACAGCAGTCAACACATTAAGATAATAAGGTCACAACAACTCAACCTCCAAATTTATCTACTTCACAAACTGGAATAAGACTAATAAAGAGCATATAACAAAGGGCATTccataaattgatatgattCTATTATGTCAAGGTCATGATTAGCAAAACCATATTATTTAGTTCACATGTTTCACTTATGTAATGaagttccaaaatttgaaaataaaacaaaccgAGGATGAAAAATGGACTTAAAAgcaacattttattttcaaaatactgtACCATCATCAACAATTTTACAAGGTTTCCACCAAGTGATTCTTTTACAAATATTAGCCACTGCATGCATCAGACTAAACAAACAACATggtcaacaaaaaaagaaaatttaagtaTCTGACTTGTCTAATGAGCAGATGCAAGACCACAGCAACAAATCACTTAAAGGATACTAAGAAATCCGCAAATGGAATTTTACTATTTGAAAAAGTTTTAAAGCAACGTCCAATAAGGTTTTACTATAGTCAATGGGACCAGTACTTACTTCCCCATTCACCCGGATCAGCACATCACcaggttccaaatttttatgTGCAGGACCACCAGGTACCTGCAATAGGTCCAATGCTTAGTAAGTCCCTTGTTTAACAGTAGGCACAGTTGAGAACCAACAGAACCTATCTTACCACAGAGTCAACAACCAGCATGCCAGTTTCCCCAGTTGGTGATGCATGGCGAACCATCTAATCATTCAAAGCATAACAAGTTTTCAGGAGAtatgaatgaaaattttcttaaaaagaaataacataTGCCTccaattttaaaagaaatatataccTGCTCTGTCTCGCTCCTAAGTCCCAATCGACGTATCTCATCAAATCCTTTATGAAGGAAAGTCACCTACATCATTTGAATGACACTGAATCAGAAACTGATCATCCTGAGACTACTTATAGCTCAAAAATTGAGAAGGCATCTTGCTGTGCAAAAACAAATCTTTGTCGCTGCCCAACCTGCTGGATCTAAACAACTTGCCACCAAATTATAGGCTAATGGTAGCTGCGGAATTAGCAAGCAGATACAGAAGGTATTGGATTACTGTTAAAGATCATAAAGATTGAGCCAGGACTGCCTCCTTCAAGCCACAAAGAATTGTTTGGCCAAACAACTTATTCATCCCTTGTATGAGAACTAACCAAGACAAGTCCCTCTCTACCCACCCCCCCCcaactttttctcctttttctttcctccccAGTGGAAcatcttcaaatcaatttattcttcTCTTTCGTCTTGGTTTGCTCCTGCatttcttttcctgctttcaTAAGGTTCTGTTTTCATATGACGTTCTTTATACAGACAGATATAGTTTGCATTACAAATTAACTTTTCTGTCATCCAACATAACTGCACGACTAAATTATCTTCCAGGTTGGTGACTGTGATGTTGCAATCATCCGAATTGTATATTTTGTACCATACTGATCACTAAAGATCTTAATCTGTCCTTCATTGGGACTGTATCAACCCTCAAGGAAGTTAACTTGGGGAATCATAATGAATCAACTAACGTTAGCACCTTGCTAAAAGTAAGTCTAGAGGTAGAATACTTATTGGGTGAAGGCCAAGTTTATTCCGCATGGGCATGTCATGAAACATGTTGAGCTCCAGTAACAAGTAACATTTGATATTAACCTCATTAAAGAGAAAAGAGTAACAAGAccccccccaccccccaaaaaaaaaaaaaattctatttgaacaactggaagaagaagactcgTTTTTAAACATGGTTATACTTGTCGAGAAGAATGCATCTACATTGGTATGATAGTCAAGCTTAAGCTTTATTTAGGGTCCACTGATGTGACATGTTTTCAAAACAATTGCATGGCTGGTGAAGAAGCAAAAGCATTGGCAAAAGTAAAATGTAATGTCTTGACTTACCTGAAGCGTTCCCCGTGGAATAGAGACAGCCTCCCACTTATTTCCATGTGAATCTCTTCCCTTCTGAAGAAACTTCAATGCTCTTACCACCTGACAAGAGCCACAAGCAACAGGTTGAAATATTTCACAGGTGCTTACCAGAACTACAATGTAACTGATGATAATGGTAAAAGGAGGTTAACTTACTCGTTCTAAAGGTAAGAAGAATGCTGATGCACTTGAAGTCTTGCTCCCAGCATTCAAGGCTACTGCCCTACCTTGCCAATCAATTACAGGGGAGCCACTTGAGCCACCTTTGGTTCCAGAAGCAGCCTGAAAATAAGGTAACAAAGAACATGACACAATCTCaggtattaaaaaaataaatgataaaaagaatcCACAAACTGCAAACTGAACAACTTCTACGAGCTAGCCAAGTCAAACTGGATTGCCCAACTAGCACAATTAATGCTCCCCATCCCAATTAGTCCAGGAGACGAAACATAGAGAATTTCATGTCACGCTTGATTGCTCTCACTTAAATACCTGTCATCATGGCTAAAATCAAGCAAGAATTAAatatatccaaccatgaaaatcCACATTGTCATATCTGTCCTCTATAGTTCATGCACTTGACCATGTCAAATCAAAGAATGAACACTCTGGCAACACAATTTACAGTTAAATAGCCCCTTTAAATACAACAAAAAGTAACCTACTTGGATGTAGAATGTGTTGAAATCATTGTATCCATCCCTGCACCAAATAATCATTGTTATGACCCTCTCAACAGAGTAGACAGTAAGGTAAACCAAAGGCAAGAGGAAGTTTCAGCAAATGCTAAAAGAACATGATATCTAATTTCCATGCATCTAAAGAAAGCTAACCAATACTAAAGTCAATTTCATGTAAAAATTTGTTCCACATATGAGTCTGCTTGACTGCTATATTAAAGAAGGGGGAATGAGTTTGTATCAAGTGATTGTGAGCAAGCAATCTCTAAGAGAAAGTCCAACAACATTGATCAACTTGTTCTGTCAAGAACCTTTAATGGAAGAAGTTTGTTCAAACTCCAActccaacaaagaaaaaacagagtaaaaatcTGTATATAGCATCATTTAGCATCAAATTCATGCTGGCAAATAGTTAAATAAACGTAAGTAGCAACTCACTTCTTGTAGTGAGGAGCATCTCTATCCAAGCGAGCAAGAGTTCCAGCCAATATAGAAACCTGACAAACAAAGATACAATTAGCACAGTGCAGATTCATTCTACAGCAGCCGTTAACTGTTAGTCCAATCAACCTTTTCTGTCTATAGGTGACACACATGTGAACTTTACAAATGGGAATAACTGAAAAACACTCGATGTATGTGTGGATGAAAAAGGCCTTCATACAAAAACATGaagataggaaaaagaaaacaagactGTATAAGATGGTTGCTGACCACATCCTCCAGTTTTGACTACCATCATCACATGGCATGGTCACCACTACATGTTGACAATCACATTCAAATCCCACTGTCGTTGTTGAGAGTGACTATCTATCCATCTAAATGTTCCAAGTCAAGCCACATCCATCTTGCCTCAATCAGCTGATTGGCTGAGCAAGGAAAAATCATAGCACAGCCACCATTTCATGCAAGTCACTCTCTAGACAACAATTACAAACTAGTGAAACTCACTAATGGCCAAACTAAAATGCTGGTAGTGCTTGGTGAACGCTAGTAGAAGACTGGCAGGTGCATTTAATTCTTGTTCTTTCACTATTTCTCATATGCAGTCATATCTGGTGAGTTCCTAAACTGAATAGGAATGCATGTCAGCTAATCTGGGTTTTTCTCCCtgaaagcaaaagaacaaatcaGACATGGGCACTAAGATTAGGCAGATGAAGCTACTCTGGCTTCATCTTCCACCATTCTTCAAACAAAGAACGTGATGTTAGAAATGAGATTGATTTCCCAT
The window above is part of the Eucalyptus grandis isolate ANBG69807.140 chromosome 6, ASM1654582v1, whole genome shotgun sequence genome. Proteins encoded here:
- the LOC104449695 gene encoding protease Do-like 7 isoform X3; this translates as MTGGCRGYVCQPRGDSSVSCLQRSIQFLDYEEIPLAPEAACVGLEIRVVGNDSGEKVSILAGTLARLDRDAPHYKKDGYNDFNTFYIQAASGTKGGSSGSPVIDWQGRAVALNAGSKTSSASAFFLPLERVVRALKFLQKGRDSHGNKWEAVSIPRGTLQVTFLHKGFDEIRRLGLRSETEQMVRHASPTGETGMLVVDSVVPGGPAHKNLEPGDVLIRVNGEVITQFLKMETLLDDSVDHKIELLIERGGIAASVNLLVQDLHSITPAHFLEVSGAVIHPLSYQQARNCRFRCGRVYVAEPGYMLFRAGVPRHAIITKFAGKEISVLDDLITVLSKLSRGARVPLEYISYLDRHRTKSVLVTVDRHEWYAPPQIYNRDDSTGLWSIRAAFQPLSTPPHSSILNGELVLAKQEASTAEVTMEQVDQERRQELIDGVASMETNDGHSSEGSHTQDESDIGKKKRRVEEDPPADGAAADYSLVDNNRELELKDTRNGESTVVADYQSPPALSANASYAEHVIEPTLVMFEVHVPPSCMVDGVHSQHFFGTGVIVYHSQSLGLVAVDKNTVAISVSDVMLSFAAFPIEIPGEVVFLHPVHNFALVAYDPSALGPVGASAVRAAELLPEPALRRGDSVYLVGLSRSLQATSRKSIVTNPCAALNIGSADCPRYRAINMEVVELDTDFGSTFSGVLTDERGRVQAIWGSFSTQLKFGCSSSEDHQFVRGIPVYSISEVVNKIASGAKGPPLLINGVKRPMPLVRMLEVELYPTLLSKARSFGLSDQWVQALVKRDPVRRQVLRVKGCLAGSKAENLLEQGDMVLAINKEPVTCFRDIENACQALDNSDDADGNLNLTIFRQGREMDILVGTDVRDGIGTTRVINWCGCIVQEPHSAVRALGYLPEEGHGVYVARWCHGSPVHRYGLYALQWIVEINGKPIPDLDAFISVTKELEHGEFVRVRTVHLNGKPRVLTLKQDLHYWPTWELRFDPDTAVWRRQIVKAL
- the LOC104449695 gene encoding protease Do-like 7 isoform X1, translated to MGDSLERLGPDSATAMGIDTAMKDGELGMEIDGAGPFRENAATAEDWRKALGRVVPAVVVLRTTACRAFDTEAAGASYATGFIVDKQRGIILTNRHVVKPGPVVAEAMFVNREEIPVFPVYRDPVHDFGFFRYDPNAVQFLDYEEIPLAPEAACVGLEIRVVGNDSGEKVSILAGTLARLDRDAPHYKKDGYNDFNTFYIQAASGTKGGSSGSPVIDWQGRAVALNAGSKTSSASAFFLPLERVVRALKFLQKGRDSHGNKWEAVSIPRGTLQVTFLHKGFDEIRRLGLRSETEQMVRHASPTGETGMLVVDSVVPGGPAHKNLEPGDVLIRVNGEVITQFLKMETLLDDSVDHKIELLIERGGIAASVNLLVQDLHSITPAHFLEVSGAVIHPLSYQQARNCRFRCGRVYVAEPGYMLFRAGVPRHAIITKFAGKEISVLDDLITVLSKLSRGARVPLEYISYLDRHRTKSVLVTVDRHEWYAPPQIYNRDDSTGLWSIRAAFQPLSTPPHSSILNGELVLAKQEASTAEVTMEQVDQERRQELIDGVASMETNDGHSSEGSHTQDESDIGKKKRRVEEDPPADGAAADYSLVDNNRELELKDTRNGESTVVADYQSPPALSANASYAEHVIEPTLVMFEVHVPPSCMVDGVHSQHFFGTGVIVYHSQSLGLVAVDKNTVAISVSDVMLSFAAFPIEIPGEVVFLHPVHNFALVAYDPSALGPVGASAVRAAELLPEPALRRGDSVYLVGLSRSLQATSRKSIVTNPCAALNIGSADCPRYRAINMEVVELDTDFGSTFSGVLTDERGRVQAIWGSFSTQLKFGCSSSEDHQFVRGIPVYSISEVVNKIASGAKGPPLLINGVKRPMPLVRMLEVELYPTLLSKARSFGLSDQWVQALVKRDPVRRQVLRVKGCLAGSKAENLLEQGDMVLAINKEPVTCFRDIENACQALDNSDDADGNLNLTIFRQGREMDILVGTDVRDGIGTTRVINWCGCIVQEPHSAVRALGYLPEEGHGVYVARWCHGSPVHRYGLYALQWIVEINGKPIPDLDAFISVTKELEHGEFVRVRTVHLNGKPRVLTLKQDLHYWPTWELRFDPDTAVWRRQIVKAL
- the LOC104449695 gene encoding protease Do-like 7 isoform X2, with product MFVNREEIPVFPVYRDPVHDFGFFRYDPNAVQFLDYEEIPLAPEAACVGLEIRVVGNDSGEKVSILAGTLARLDRDAPHYKKDGYNDFNTFYIQAASGTKGGSSGSPVIDWQGRAVALNAGSKTSSASAFFLPLERVVRALKFLQKGRDSHGNKWEAVSIPRGTLQVTFLHKGFDEIRRLGLRSETEQMVRHASPTGETGMLVVDSVVPGGPAHKNLEPGDVLIRVNGEVITQFLKMETLLDDSVDHKIELLIERGGIAASVNLLVQDLHSITPAHFLEVSGAVIHPLSYQQARNCRFRCGRVYVAEPGYMLFRAGVPRHAIITKFAGKEISVLDDLITVLSKLSRGARVPLEYISYLDRHRTKSVLVTVDRHEWYAPPQIYNRDDSTGLWSIRAAFQPLSTPPHSSILNGELVLAKQEASTAEVTMEQVDQERRQELIDGVASMETNDGHSSEGSHTQDESDIGKKKRRVEEDPPADGAAADYSLVDNNRELELKDTRNGESTVVADYQSPPALSANASYAEHVIEPTLVMFEVHVPPSCMVDGVHSQHFFGTGVIVYHSQSLGLVAVDKNTVAISVSDVMLSFAAFPIEIPGEVVFLHPVHNFALVAYDPSALGPVGASAVRAAELLPEPALRRGDSVYLVGLSRSLQATSRKSIVTNPCAALNIGSADCPRYRAINMEVVELDTDFGSTFSGVLTDERGRVQAIWGSFSTQLKFGCSSSEDHQFVRGIPVYSISEVVNKIASGAKGPPLLINGVKRPMPLVRMLEVELYPTLLSKARSFGLSDQWVQALVKRDPVRRQVLRVKGCLAGSKAENLLEQGDMVLAINKEPVTCFRDIENACQALDNSDDADGNLNLTIFRQGREMDILVGTDVRDGIGTTRVINWCGCIVQEPHSAVRALGYLPEEGHGVYVARWCHGSPVHRYGLYALQWIVEINGKPIPDLDAFISVTKELEHGEFVRVRTVHLNGKPRVLTLKQDLHYWPTWELRFDPDTAVWRRQIVKAL